In Pseudomonadaceae bacterium SI-3, the sequence TGCAGCTGACCGGCAAACCCAGCGTCAAATACGGCATCCCCTTCCCGGTCATGGCGCGCGCCAGCATGGGCGTACGCGGCGCTAACTTTCCGGCTGTGGTGCGCGGCATCGTGGCGATCTTCTGGTACGGGGTGCAGACCTATTTCGCCTCGACCGCGGTGGCGCTGCTGATCCGCACTCTGGCGGGGCCAGGCTCGGAAGCCACGCTGCTGGGACTGACCGCCATCGACTGGATCGCCTATGTGATCGTCTGCGTCTTCCAGGTTGCGCTGTTCATCAGAGGCGTGGACTGGGTGACGCGCTTTCTGAACTGGGCTGGGCCGCTGGTCTATCTGGTGATGATCGCGATGATGATCGCCATCTGCTACAAGGCGGGCCCCAGCCTTGCTGGCGCGCTGGGTACGATCTTCAGCGGCACTGGCAGCTACGCCGGCGGCCCCATTGCCGCCTTCGCCGCGGTGGTCGGCACCATGGTGGCCTACTTCGCAGCCGTGGTGATCAATTACGGCGACTTTGCCCGCTTCGTGAAGAGCGAGCGCCAGATGCGCATCGGCAATTTTCTCGGCCTGCCGGTGAGCCTGGCGATCTTTTCGCTGATTGCGCTGGTGATCACCGCCGGTACCGTTGTGGTGTTCGGCGAGACGCTGACCAACCCGACCGACATCGTTGCGCGCATCGACAACGTCGGCCTCACGCTGATCGCTGCGATTACCTTCTTCGCCGCCACAGTGGGCATCAACCTGGTCGCCAACTTCATCCCGCCAGCCTACGACATCGCCAATCTGGCGCCAGCACACATCAGCGCCCGCACCGGCGGTTTCATCACCGCCGCTATCGCGTTTTTCATCGGTGCGTTGTGGGTATCGTTCATCAGTGCGGTGGGCATCGCCGCCTTCGTCGATACGCTGGGCGCCGTGCTGGCACCGCTATACGGCATCATCGTCGCCGACTATTACCTGGTTCGTCGGCAGCGGCTGGACGTACAACAACTGTTCTGCGCGGAACCCGGATCGACCTACTACTTCAACGCCGGCTGGAACCGTAAAGCGGTCATCGCGTTTGGCGTGAGCTCGATCTTTTCCGTTGCGTCGGTCTGGACGCCGGGGCTGGAAAGCCTGTCGGGCTTCGCCTGGTTGTTGGGCGCCTTGTTTGGCGCCGTGGTGCATTACCTGCTGATGCGCAAACAAATCGTTCCGGCCGTTGCTAACCCTCCCCTGACGACCCAAGCGTAATGCCCTGAACGGGTCGGGTCGGGGCGGGGCGGGTCGGCAGATAGTCGGCTCGATTCCGCTCTTCGAAACGGTGCGTGATAAAGTGCACGGCCATCATCACGCGCCGCCATGACATTGCATGAACCGATCGATAACCGACGACATTTCGGCGATCAGCCGTATCAACGCCGTGCCGGCGATCCTCCAGGTGATCTCCGAGACCACCGGGTTACGGTTCGCCGCCGTTGCGCGAGTTACCGAAGATTCCTGGACAGCGTGCGCCGTGCTCGACCGGACCAACTTCGGTCTGCAGGTCGGCGGCGAGCTGGACGTGACCACTACGCTGTGCCACGAAATCCGCGCATCTCACGAAACCATCATCATCAGCAAGGTGAGTGAGGACGGGCGTTACTGCAACCATCACACGCCCAAGATGTATGGCTTCGAGAGCTACATCTCGACCCCTGTGTTTCGCACCGATGGCAGTTTTTTCGGCACCGTCTGCGCACTCGATCCGCTGCCTGCGAATCTGTCGGAAATGCCGATCCTGCCGATGATGGAATCGTTCGCCAAGCTGCTGGCCATTCAGCTGGAGGCGGAAGAGCAGTTCGAAGCCACCGAGGCAGCCCTGCTCGATGCGCAGCAGACGGCAGAACTGCGGGAGCAATTCATCGCCCTGCTCGGGCATGACCTTCGCAATCCGCTCTCCTCGATTCTGTCCGGCGCGCAGCTGTTGATGAGGCGCACGAAGGACGCCTCGATCACCGGCATTGCCGAGCACATGCTTACTGCGACTCGTCGCGCATCACGCCTGGTTGACGATGTGCTGGACTTCGCCCGCGGCCGGCTGGGCAATGGCATTCCGCTGCAGAACCGCGAATGCAAGGACCTTCACGTCACCCTGACGCATATCGTTTCGGAGATGCAGAGCGCCAATCCGCAACGCGCAATCGAAGCCGACATCGCTCCGCTCGACGGGGTCCGCTGCGATGCGGATCGCGTCGCGCAGTTGCTGTCCAATCTGCTCGCCAATGCGCTGGTGCATGGGTCAACGGATGGCCGGGTACAGGTCCGCGCGGTTATCGAAAAAGGATGGCTGTTGCTGTCGGTGAACAACCAGGGCGAGCCGATTCCACCAGAACGGCTGGATCATCTATTTCAGCCTTACTGGCGCGAGCCCTCGAGCAGCCAGTCCGGCCTCGGTCTGGGGCTCTACATCGCCAATGAAATTGCGCGCTCGCATGGCGGCAGCATGCGCGCAGAGTCAACAGCCGAAGCGGGCACGACCTTCGTTTTCAGCATGCCCACCGAAGCGCGAGCGCTCTAGGCGTGCTCAGCCTTCATGACGTCGTAAGCGCCTAGGTAAGCACCAGCTAGCTGACTCTTTTGCTGATCGCTGAGGATCTTGCCGGCCATCTGGAAGAATTTGTGCTCTTCTTCCTGAAGATGGTGGTGAACCTTGTCCGACAGTTTGCGTGCCTGCACAAGCCAGCTCGGACTGCTGGGATCGGTTTCTTCCAGCGCCTCGACCATCTCATCCATTTCATGGTGTTCGGCGATCGCATGACGGGACAGGTCGACCCCGCTGTCATCACGCATCAGCGGGATATAGAAATGGCGCTCTTCGGCCACTGAATGCACCCAGAGTTCGTGCTTGAGCTCAGCGAAAATCGCTTGCCGCTCGGCGCTGTCACCGCGGGTCTGTACCAACTTTTCAGACAGATCACGCTGGATATCGTGGCTTTGGCGCAACGCTTCGAAAATCATCATGGGTATATTCCTCTTCCGTGAACCTGTGGGGACGCGATGTGTGACAGGCACAGGAGCGCCGAGTGCGCCCTTACCGGCGCGTTTTTTTGTCACGCACTCAGCGCAGCTGGCTGTCCTTGCTGCCGCGGCGGTTGTAACCGCTGAATTTGGCTTCCTGCTTGTCCCGTTCGGTTTGGCATTTGACGCACAGCCTGACACCGGGCACGGCCTGCCGCCGCGCCTCGGGAATCTTAGCGTCGCATTCCTCGCAGTGCGTCAGGCTCTCGCCCTGCCCCAACCGACTGCGCGCTCGCTGCACAGCATCTTCGATGGTGCTGTCGATCTGTTCCTGAACCGCACCCTCATTCGCCCAACCCGTAGCCATCGCGACCTCCCAGCAAGCCAGGTCTAACAGTGTATTAGCTTGGAACATCTGCCCCGGGCACCGTTCAGTAATGCGACTGACGTGACGCGCATTCCGTGTCCCTAACCCAAAAACCACCCGTCGATCCGTTGGCGTCAAATCGACGAACGGACCTCAGCGCCACATTGCATTGTCTATCCTTCCAGCCGATTGAACGGCAAGCCCCACTACAGATGCTCTATCTCGGGACTTGTCTCATCGAGGTCGCCCGCCGGCCTTCTGTAAACACACCCCCAGGGAAGCGGTGATGCACACGAAGATCCTGCCGGCGCTGTTAATTGGCCTGAGCGGATGCGCCAGCCAGCCGGAAGTGCTTGAACGCGAAGTCGGCCAATTCGACCTGCGACTCGGCACGGCCCCCACTCGTAGCATGGCCCAAGGGCTGGTGAACCCGACGGCCGCCAGCACCTTTCGCGGCGGGCTGGACCTCACCCACGAGAGCGGTTGGTACGTTGGCCAATGGGCGCCCAGCATGGGCATCCTCGAGGGCAACCAGCTGGAACTGGACAGCTATATCGGTTACGTCCAGCACCGCTTCGACCAGGCGCCAGGCTACGAACTGGGCGTGATCCGCTACAGCTTCCCGGAACTGGAAGGTGCCGATCGCCACGAATACTACGCAGGCTTCAACCTGGCCGGCAGTCGCCTTGGTGGCGCACTCAGCAGCCGCCCGGGGCGCACCGACAGTACCCTGCTCCTGGAGCTTGGTGGGCTAAGTCCGTTGGAGCTGGACCTGCGCCTGAAATACGCCAGCCACTCGATGGACAGCCCGATGTATCACCCAGGCGGCAGTGTTGAAGTCTTCAATGACTGGTCGCTGAACCTGTCTCGCCCCTGGCTCGGCGTACGCCTGGATCTCTCATACACCGACTCGAGCCTTCGCGGCCGCGAGTGCGGCGTCTACTCGGGCCAGAACACCTATTGCGAGAGCTACTTCATGTTCAAGGCCGAGCGCTCGCTGTTCTAGTCGACGGTCATTAACCTTGCTCGAAGCGCATCCTCGCGTGCCATACGGCGATAAGAAAGGCCGCGGCCGCAAAGCCATAGAGCAGGCCGAGGTTGCCGTCCTGATACAGCCAGGAGCCCAGCACCGGCCCGGTGGCCATGCCCATGAAGCGAAAGAAGTTGTAACTGCCCACCGCGGTGGCTCGGTTGTGCGGGTACAGGTCCATCAGCAGGCTGGTCTGTACCGGTAGCGAAAGGCCGAGAAACAGCCCGAACGCGCTGACCGCCACCACCAGCGCCGCCAGCGACCACTGCGCAACCGCGAGAAACAGCAGCAGGCTGAGGGCATTGAGCGCCGCCGTCGTCACCAGCACCGGGCGGGGCCGCCAGCGCGCCAATAGCCGTCCACCCGCAAAACTGCCGACCACCACGGCAATCGACAGCGGCAGAAACACCAGGCCCTTTTCACTGGCACTCAGGCCGTAAGTGGCGCCGAGCACGCGCGGCATGAACACCAGGTAATTGTAGAAGGCGTAGTACTGCACAAAGCTCAGCAGCATGATCGCCAGCCCCTGACGATTGCGCACCACCTCCAGGTACTCCCTGGGATGGAAGGCGCGCGGCGCGCTCCCAGCCGGACGGGTTTCCTCTAGCCAGATCGCATTGCTCAGCAACGCAACAGCACCGACCACGGCGAGCAGCAGAAACACGTAATGGAAATCGAGGTGCTCGCCGATGAAGCCACCCACCACCGGGCCGACCACCGGCCCCAGCGCCACCATCATCTGGAACGAGCCCATCGCCCGAATACGCTCGGCGCCTTCGAACCGATCCCCGATCACCGTCACTGCCACCACCGCACCGGCAGCGATACCCACTGCCTGCAGCGCACGAAACACCAGCAGCGTCTCGATATTGGTTGAGAGAAAACAGCCGATGGAAGCGCCGATGTAGCACGCCAGCCCCAGTAACAGGGTGCGCCTGCGGCCACTTCGATCCACCAGCGGGCCGTAGACGATCTGCATGAACGCCAAAACGAAGGTGAAGATCGAAATGCTGAGGTTGATCAGCAGCGGCGTCGTCTGCAGCGCCTCGCCCAGCTCCGGCAAAATCGGTGCGTAGACCGTCTGCGTGAACGGGCCGAGAAAGGCGGCGAATGCCACCATGAAGGTCAGCAGGCGTGGGCTCATCGGATCTCCGCTAACGCATCGAAAAGAGGCCTGGCGGCGCGCGCCGCCAGGCGGGAGGGGTCACTCCTTGACCTGCATGTATTCCTCGGCCCAGACCATGTATTCCTCGGCGGTTGAGTATTTGACCGACAGCTGCGAGGCGTTGAGATCGGACGCATCGATCTGACGCTGCTCGCGCAGGCAGTCGTAGGTCGCCTTGATCGCGGCAAAGTAGGCCGCGTGACCATTGACCACGATGCGCACGCCAAGCGCAGCCAGACGGGTGTTGTCGCGCAACTTAGGATTGCCATAGGTCACCAGCATCAGCGGTACGCTGAGTTTTTCCGCGACCTGCTCCAGCTGCTCGAAATCCTCGATGCCGACCAGGCAGATCCCATCGGCGCCAGCTGCCTCGTAGGCCTGCACGCGCGCGATCACCTCTTCCAGGCCGATCACACCCGCATTGGTCCGCGCGATGATCGCGAGTTCGGGATCGATGCGTGCCTCCAGTGCCGCACGGATCTTGCCGACCGCCTCGAACATGCCGATCAGGTCGGTGGACTTGCGCCCGAATTTGGCTGGCAGCAGCGTGTCTTCGATTGTCAGCGCCGCGATGCCGGCGCGTTCCAGCTCGACCACCGTGCGCATCACGTTGAGCGCGTTGCCATAGCCATGGTCGGCGTCCGCGATGATCGGCAGCCGAGACACGCGGCCGATGCGTGTCGCCTGCTCGACAAATTCACTCAGGGTGATCAGCGCAAAGTCGGGCGCGGCCAGGACCTGTAACGAGGCGACCGAGCCACCGAGAATGCCGACTTCGAATTCCAGATCGGCGGCGATACGCGCCGACATCGGGTCGAATACCGATGCAGTGTGGTAGCAGCGATCGGAGGCCAGCAGCCGACGGAACTCGCTGCGCAGGGTGTGATGAGAAATACGTTGCATGGGGGTTCCTGATGAATCGCACGCAAGGGTCGAGTCGCCCTTGTCTGTTCAGTGTTGGTAGTGGTACGGACGGCCTATTGCACGTCTCGGTGTTTCACAGTGCCGGGCGCGGTTGTCGCCCTTGCACATACGCCATGACCAGCCCGCTGGCGATGATGATGGCCATGCCGACAATGGCGCCGAAATCCGGCGTATGTCCAAAGGCAACCAGGCCTACCACCCCAGCAAAGATGATCTGCGAATAGGTGAACGGTGCCAGCGCAGCGGCGCTGGCAAAGCGAAACGCATTGGTCAGCAACAGATGACCGCTCATGGCCATGGCACCAAGCCCGGCCATCATCAGCGCGTCATGCAGCGTTGGCGTCTGCCAGTTGAAGAAGACCAGCACGCTCATCACCAGACTGCCAACCACGCTGGTGATGAAGTTGCTGGTGACCGGATGATCCGTGGCGCTGAGTCGACGGGTGATCAACTGATAAACCGTGAAGCTCAGCGCCGCGCCGAACGGCAACAAGATCGCCGGCGTAAACAAGGCACCGCCCGGCCGCACGATGATCATCACGCCAATCAGCCCACAGCCGACCGCCAGCCATTGGGCACGACTGACCTGTTCGCCGAGCAAGGCGGACGCGATGGTAACCAGCAATGGGGTCAGGAAGATGACTGCAGTCGCTTCGGCCAGGGGGATGTAACTCAGGCCACTGATGAACAGCATGCTGACGCTGACCAGACTCAGGCCACGGCAGATCTGCAGCTTCGGCCGAAGGGTATGAAACACACGACGCCCCATGCGTGGCGTGAACAAGGTGAGCATCAGCACCGTCTGCGCCATATAACGCGCCCAGATAACCAGAAACACGGGGTAGAGCTGCGTCAGATACTTGGACAGCCCGTCGTGAGTGGCGAGCGTCAGGCAAGAAACCAGAATCAGCGACACGCCAAGCAGGGGCCGGTGAGAGTTATTCAATGAGGGAAACCGCGACAATAGGTAGCAAGCTATGAATTATGCCCATAAATCGCCATTTCGTCAGTGGTGACGTGAGCCGATCCGACCAGAAGAGGTGCGCCCCAGCCTGCCACGCAGGTTCATCTTCTGACTCGTCGATGCGTCTGCTGAACGTCGATTCAGGACCTGATCACGCAACTGTCATCCCGTCAGGCTGTAATGCGCTACGTCTGTCGGCGCCCGCTCCGCTCGCCCGACAATCGCGTATGATCGCCGCCCCCGTGCGAGCCTCGTTACCGGCCGCTTCAGTCCGAGTGTTGTTTTGATGTTCAAGATACGAGCGATGCAGGTGCGCGATATACCTGCGGTGATGTCGATTCAGGAAGAATCCTATGCTGCCGAAGTCCACGAGGACGAAGCGGTGATCCTCAACCGCCTCGCCGCCTGCCCGCAGCTGGCCTGGGTGGCCGAGGACGATCAGGGCGTTTGCGCCTATCTCTTCGCCTACCACTCACGGGTCGGCAAGGTGACGCCACTGGATGGCGACTTCGAATCCCACGCCAAAGCCGACTGCCTGTATCTGCACGACCTTGCCGTATCCCGGCGGGCCAGTGGCCGGGGCATCGGGCCGGCGCTGGTGCAGAAGAACCTCGAGCAGGCGCGCACTCAGAAGCTGCGCTACTCGGCGCTGGTGTCGGTGCAGGAGTCCGAAGCCTTCTGGTCTCGCCTCGGCTATGCAGCACACACGGAACTCGAGCCGCCCCAAGCCAGCAACCTTGCCAGCTATCAGATACCCGCCGTCTATATGGTGCGGGCGCTGCACTGAACGCACGCAGATGGTGCGACCTAGATGCAGACGCACCATAACAGGACAGCCTAAAGCCCCATTTTCAAGCACGGGTAACCTGCAGGCTGCGGGGCGCTTCTGTTGTGGCGGGTTGGCAAGGGCCTTGCTCTGCTTGTGCCAATCGCACAACCGGAACTGCTCGCCATGCTGGTCATCCATCACCGCACCTCCCCGCAGGCCAATGCCGACGCCGAGCTGGAGTTGACCTTCGAAGCCCGTAGCAAATCGCGTCTGCGTTGCTTCTCCACCACAGGAGAAGATGTCGGCCTGTTCCTCGAGCGCGGCCAGCAACCGCTGCATGACGGCGAATGCCTGCGCGCCGAGGATGGCCGTATCGTCCGTGTGCGGGCCCGCGCCGAACAGCTCCTTCATGTGACCTGCAGCAGCGCGTTCGAACTGACGCGCGCCGCCTATCACTTGGGCAACCGCCATGTGGCACTGCAGCTCGGCGACGGCTGGCTGAGGCTGCTCGACGACTACGTACTGAAAGACATGCTGGTGCAGCTGGGCGCCAGTGTCGAAGCCATCGAGGCGCCCTTCCAGCCCGAGCACGGCGCGTACGGGGGCGGCCATCATCACTCCCACGCAGGCGAAGCCGAGTTCAGCTACGCGCCACGTCTGCATCAGTTTGGTGTGCGCACGTGAATCCGGCTGCGTTCGCGCTGCTGCGGCTTGCCAGCCCGCAGTTGCCGATCGGTGGATACAGCTATTCGCAAGGCCTGGAAATGGCGGTCGAATGCGAGCGAGTACGCGACGAAGCCAGCGCCCGCCGTTGGCTGGGCGACCAGCTGTTATTGAATCTGGCGCGCTTTGAAGCGCCGCTGCTGCTCGCGCACTGCCAGGCGGCAGCTGCTGAAGACTGGACAGAACTCGAGCGACTTGCCGATTGCCATCGCGCCAGTCGCGAAACCCGTGAGCTACGGCTGGAAAGCCGGCAGATGGGCTTTTCACTGAAGCAACTGCTGGACAATCTGCCCGAACTCGACGCCCCTGCGAGCGCCCTGTTTCAGCGCATCGACGAGCCAGGCCTCGCCTTGGGCTGGGCCTTGGCCGCGCGTGCCTGGGGCATCGGCCCCGAGGATGCACTGACCGCCTGGCTTTGGGGCTGGCTGGAAAATCAGCTGGCGGTGCTGATGAAAACCCTGCCGCTCGGGCAGCAGGCGGCGCAGCGGCTGACCTCGCAGTTGCTGCCGGTCCTGCAGCAAGCCCATCACGACGCCACCCTTATCGAGCCGGAGCACTGGGGCAGCGCCGCCTTTGGCCTGTCCCTGACGAGCATGGCGCATGAGCGCCAATACAGCCGGCTGTTCCGCTCATGAGCACCGCTTTCACAAGAGGAAACAGACGATGAACACCCAACCCCTGCGCATCGGCATCGGCGGGCCGGTCGGCTCCGGCAAGACTGCCCTGACCCTCGCCCTCTGCCTGGCCCTGCGCGAGCGCTACAACCTGGCCGTGGTCACCAACGACATCTACACCCAGGAAGACGCGCAATTTCTCGTACGCAACGAGGCCCTGGCGCCCGAGCGCATCATCGGCGTCGAGACTGGCGGTTGCCCGCACACCGCGATCCGCGAGGATGCTTCGATCAATCTGGAAGCCGTCGAACAGCTAAACCGGCGCTTCCCAGGGCTGGACCTGATCATCGTCGAGTCCGGTGGCGACAATCTGTCGGCCACCTTCAGTCCGGAGCTGTCGGACCTGACCATCTATGTGATCGACGTATCGGCCGGCGACAAGCTGCCACGCAAGGGCGGGCCGGGCATCTGCAAATCCGATCTGCTGGTGATCAACAAGGTCGACCTGGCTCCCATGGTCGGCGCCTCGCTGGAGGTCATGGATCGCGACACCCGCAAGATGCGCGGCGACAAACCCTTCGTGTTCAGCAATCAGAAGGTTGGCCAGGGTCTCGACGAGATCATCGCCTTTATCGAACAGCAGGGAATGCTCAGCGCTGCCTGAACCGAATCAACTGTAGGAGCGAGGGGGGCGCCCAGTCCTTGCGCGCGATGCTAAGCGCTTCGTTAGCAAGCCCGCTCCTACAAAAAATGACAGCCATCCGGCTCCTGTCGATCGCCTGCGACGATTCGCGACCGCCATGCACACCAGAGGGAACACCCTATGAATCTGAATAGAAAACTCGTCGTTGCGTCCGCCCTGTTGCTGAGCCCTGCCTTGGCTTTCGCCCATCCTGGCCACGACCACGCCGGCGTGATGTCGGGTATCGCCCATCCAATCTTTGGCTTCGATCATTTGCTGGCGATGCTGGCCGTCGGCCTCTGGGCGGCGCAGCAGCAGGGCAGCGCGCGCTGGGCGTTGCCGCTGACCTTCGTCGCCACCATGCTATTCGGCGGTCTGTTCGGCTTTACCGGTATGCACCTGCCATTAATGGAAACCGGTATCGCCGGCTCGGTACTGGCGCTTGGGTTGCTGGTCGCGTTGGCGGTGCGCCCGCCGCTGGCCGTTGCCGCCGGGCTGACCGCGCTGTTCGCACTCAGTCATGGCGTTGCCCATGGCCTGGAGCTGCCGGCACTGTCCAGCCCATGGGGTTACGCCGCTGGCTTCGTCGCCGCCACCGCCGCGCTGCATGGCATCGGCTATGCCGTCGCCCGCAACCTGCCGCAACTCGCCATGCCCCTGGTGCGCATCGCAGGCGCTGCCTCCGCGCTGGTTGGTGCTTGGTTGCTTGCGGCCTGAATCCGACACAAACCGAAACATTCACGGAACCTGAGCGCCCCCTGAGACCCAAAAGTTGAGTCACGCCGCCGATTGCATTCGGTGGTGCCTCATTCACCGGTCTTCAGGGAGCAAGCGCCACGTGTCCGGATCCCTTCACGCCCGCGGCTTCGCCTATTGGGCACTGAAAGTCTTCTCCATCATCGTCGCCCTGTTCGGGCTCGCACTTGCCGCTGGCGGCCTCTGGCTGATCACCCTTGGCGGATCCTGGTACTACCTCATCGCCGGAGCCGGCATGCTGGCTTCTGGCGTACTGCTGTTCATGCAGCGCATCAGCGGCGTCTTGCTCTACTGGCTGGTGTTTATCGGCACCTTGATCTGGGCGATCTGGGAGGTCGGCCTCGACCCTTGGGCGCTGGTGCCACGCGTGGTGGCGCTGGCCGTAATTGCCCTTCTCACGCTCGCGTTCATTCCGGTGCTGCGGCGCCACACTCGCAGGGAGGCGCACCCATGATTCATCTGCTTCGACTCGTTGGCCTGTTAAGCCTGACCTGGCTACCGTTCAGCTACGCCCAAACGACTGCGGCGGACCCTTCGCTCGAACCCGCCACCACGGTGTCGCCGGGACCGACGGGTGCCGAGCCCGAGCCGGCCGACTGGACTGCCTACGGACGCAACAATGCGGCCACGCGCTACTCGCCGCTGGAGATGATCAACCGTGACAACGTCGCCGATCTCAAGCCGGTCTGGGGCTACCGCACCGGCAACCTGCCCGATCAGTCCGTGGTCGACAAGAAGTGGGCGCCGGAAACCACGCCGCTCAAGGTCGGTGACAACCTCTACCTGTGCGATGCACTGAACGTGCTGATCTCGCTGGACGCCAGCACCGGTCGGGAACGTTGGCGCTACGACCCGAAGGTTTCCACCGACCATATTCCCTATTCAGCGACCTGCCGCGGCGTGAGTTACTACGAGGTGCCGGATGCACCCGATGATGCCGCCTGCAAGCGCCGTGTCATCGAGGGCACACTCGATGCCGAGCTGGTGGCGGTGGATGCCGATACCGGCGTGCCCTGCGCCGATTTCAGCCACGCCGGGCACGTCGATCTGATGGAAGGCATGGGCGACTCCGTACCCGGCTACGTCGCGGTGACTTCGCCGCCAACCATCGTCCGCGGCATCGCCGTGGTCGGGCACCAGGTGCTCGACGGCCAGAAGGAAGACGCGTCGTCCGGCGTGATTCGCGGGTACGACGCAGCCACCGGCGAGCTGGCCTGGGCCTGGGACATGGGCCGCCCTGGCGAGACCGGGCTGCCCGAAGGGGGTGATGTCTACACCCGAGGTACCCCCAACGCCTGGACGATCTTCTCCGGCGACGAGGACCTCGGCCTTGTCTACGTGCCGATGGGCAATTCGTCGGTCGACTACTGGAGCGGCAACCGCAGAGAATTCGAGAAACCCTACTCGACCGCATTGGTGGCCCTGGACGTTACCAACGGATCAGTGCGCTGGGTCTTTCAGACCGTGCATAACGATGTCTGGGACTATGACCTCGGCTCCCAGGGCAGCCTGATCGACTTCCCGGTCGGCGACGGCCGCACTGTCCCTGCGGTCGTGCTGCCCACCAAGATGGGCGACATCTACGTCCTCGACCGCCGCACTGGCGAGCCGCTGACGCCTGTCGAGGAACGCCCGGTGCCGGCCAGCCCGCTGCCTGACGAAACGCTTTCAGAGACCCAGCCATTTTCCACCGGCATGCCGTCGATGCCGCGCGAGCCGCTGACCGAGAGCGATGCCTGGGGCGTGACGCCGCTGGACCAGCTGTGGTGCCGGATCCAGTTCAAGCGCGCCAACTATGAAGGCATGTACACACCGCCGAGCGTGGACAGGCCATTCCTGCAATGGCCGAGTTACAACGGCGGTAACGACTGGGGCAGCGCAGCGGTCAACACCGACCGCAACATCCTGGTGCTGAACTACAACCACATCGCCATGCATGACCAGCTCATCCCGCGTGACAAGGCCGACGAGCGCGGCATGGTCCCGCTTGGCGTACCGGGCGGCAGCACTTCGTCCGGCGGCTCGGTACCGCAGTCAGGTTCGCCCTACGCCGTGTCCATCCAGGCTTGGCGCAACAGCCTGACAGGCGTGCCCTGCTCCCGCCCGCCGTTTGGCGGCATCATGGCCATCGACCTCAACACCCGTGAGGTGCTGTGGAACGAACCGCTAGGCACCGCCCGGCGTAA encodes:
- a CDS encoding glucose dehydrogenase, whose translation is MSGSLHARGFAYWALKVFSIIVALFGLALAAGGLWLITLGGSWYYLIAGAGMLASGVLLFMQRISGVLLYWLVFIGTLIWAIWEVGLDPWALVPRVVALAVIALLTLAFIPVLRRHTRREAHP
- a CDS encoding urease accessory protein UreF → MNPAAFALLRLASPQLPIGGYSYSQGLEMAVECERVRDEASARRWLGDQLLLNLARFEAPLLLAHCQAAAAEDWTELERLADCHRASRETRELRLESRQMGFSLKQLLDNLPELDAPASALFQRIDEPGLALGWALAARAWGIGPEDALTAWLWGWLENQLAVLMKTLPLGQQAAQRLTSQLLPVLQQAHHDATLIEPEHWGSAAFGLSLTSMAHERQYSRLFRS
- the ureG gene encoding urease accessory protein UreG — encoded protein: MNTQPLRIGIGGPVGSGKTALTLALCLALRERYNLAVVTNDIYTQEDAQFLVRNEALAPERIIGVETGGCPHTAIREDASINLEAVEQLNRRFPGLDLIIVESGGDNLSATFSPELSDLTIYVIDVSAGDKLPRKGGPGICKSDLLVINKVDLAPMVGASLEVMDRDTRKMRGDKPFVFSNQKVGQGLDEIIAFIEQQGMLSAA
- a CDS encoding membrane-bound PQQ-dependent dehydrogenase, glucose/quinate/shikimate family; the encoded protein is MIHLLRLVGLLSLTWLPFSYAQTTAADPSLEPATTVSPGPTGAEPEPADWTAYGRNNAATRYSPLEMINRDNVADLKPVWGYRTGNLPDQSVVDKKWAPETTPLKVGDNLYLCDALNVLISLDASTGRERWRYDPKVSTDHIPYSATCRGVSYYEVPDAPDDAACKRRVIEGTLDAELVAVDADTGVPCADFSHAGHVDLMEGMGDSVPGYVAVTSPPTIVRGIAVVGHQVLDGQKEDASSGVIRGYDAATGELAWAWDMGRPGETGLPEGGDVYTRGTPNAWTIFSGDEDLGLVYVPMGNSSVDYWSGNRREFEKPYSTALVALDVTNGSVRWVFQTVHNDVWDYDLGSQGSLIDFPVGDGRTVPAVVLPTKMGDIYVLDRRTGEPLTPVEERPVPASPLPDETLSETQPFSTGMPSMPREPLTESDAWGVTPLDQLWCRIQFKRANYEGMYTPPSVDRPFLQWPSYNGGNDWGSAAVNTDRNILVLNYNHIAMHDQLIPRDKADERGMVPLGVPGGSTSSGGSVPQSGSPYAVSIQAWRNSLTGVPCSRPPFGGIMAIDLNTREVLWNEPLGTARRNGPFGISSHLPVKVGTPNNGGPVITAGGLIFIAAATDNLIRAIDIDTGEVLWEDVLPAGGQATPMTYEANGRQYLVIIAGGHHFMETPPGDYVVAYSLPAKGDPKLPEFLKD
- a CDS encoding protein hupE; its protein translation is MNLNRKLVVASALLLSPALAFAHPGHDHAGVMSGIAHPIFGFDHLLAMLAVGLWAAQQQGSARWALPLTFVATMLFGGLFGFTGMHLPLMETGIAGSVLALGLLVALAVRPPLAVAAGLTALFALSHGVAHGLELPALSSPWGYAAGFVAATAALHGIGYAVARNLPQLAMPLVRIAGAASALVGAWLLAA